A single genomic interval of Musa acuminata AAA Group cultivar baxijiao chromosome BXJ3-4, Cavendish_Baxijiao_AAA, whole genome shotgun sequence harbors:
- the LOC103983132 gene encoding protein TIME FOR COFFEE isoform X3: MERHREARRGSMAAATANGGGGGGGGLSRRRQRNSSGFRDSPEEDGRMEMPETSRLRDRGAKKDRDRDRSSRSKRRRGERTLHGSNRDRDEADESSEESIDQDEDDEDEDLSVPVRLQPSSPSLVNQAAASSPQHNHQINHHHQQQLPRKSFPPKVVKWKPDEMIGFTVPRKARSAASKRSHETSGLGGAGGGGGGGDQITRQASISPSRLSPASTTQLSPSSSNGSLRKKMKQVSGAKIRPPKISKSTSLSHDEIEMEVAEVLYGMTRQFECLPKHDGHKVDSRDVDGGSGNEAKSRVPSTNSLSPSPVAYPSALPSSNSCSNPAPFAAIAPKRKKPRPVKFDEESPTSPVGVQHLSSLSVPFVAKIDSENQTKTEASSPRSEKNSASAAIKIGGESVDVLVSQALLSDVQQQQESAKTKKGKTQELHTSTGGSNNGDKVESKEELVPRAKGSACGGLDVNICDTEARKMAPDSPKEEMFKIDLMAPPPGKLSPERGDFNDFDPDHKPQGPDKETALKPNNKDKTEEKPAESTVTRDEQQTEKSVQREIDSRKQVVIKQTLDLQLDLEKPKKDDSGIDKVQVQKQQAKDPKVEPKQEKSGSTPSLQMPLTVGTWPGGFPPYGYMGQVPSLHAVVPMDGSAGPSSSLQPPAFLQTHPRPKRCATHCYIAQMISNHQKFARMNCFWTAAAGAAPLYGTKPYNPNIAPPSDASTPGNPTQGSFLGANMGTLQEAKGSPALASYMGSTSQEKMLSSSNTIMESAQRKPLIFQQVPHSAAANNMLHGPAFIFPINQQQATAAAANRAGGAKSTPGSAAEVRASGAMSSAVGSCGGGGTANPVNLSFASLPPNEAQYVAFVQNNMYPFPAHISGATAFRGTSNAQAMPFFYPPHMLHPSQLRPQQQQPPAGPLPHVQPSHHNPGNLSGSSQKHPQQLHGIKGSVSVANANGCPATNHRQDHLPQHSRPMECKGMEDDLPTTDAAIAMGNGGGHGDKQPVYQQKQNLKVELAPPQAFAIPFASFGGAGTATPGLDFSSMVQNHAILQSLPENSRHGYHQMTTAAVAATTQAAEKKKVHQVSEDVKSVARELNTNMVGEEDRKIMVASKGLQHSFSFEKADNEPPISSVLSNSGVDVSARSVNLIHTSANGSRSTDRASGTATATTAAIIAAASQQPQQHLIHLQKQQLQMQHQLASTRSKPSASSNNTNMHPESLPGGCTGTKFPRALTGFPQAFVQGGSPIQRPQGKTSSGRLVDPAAAPPLVKNNVLQLQGRASQQPFPAQNHQTQISFGVNSNKMVAPGGQHLSGVCRSPSPSSSSVAVGSPSNSVNKNASGSPSASASVKPSPQTSAIVLPQQSAVKQSASSSSSKSTTASNSNMPSILGHPQKVPAPSSNTKQQQQPQQSKQQPFSEAQIFFSNPHLQQVQCAQSSAAPTAAQYYQKRQSEQQMRQSQQQQQQSSAPSSAGMLSLCAPSALTLAGVPTTSDPAKALAAASVAAANSIKGLPPPGYYNAAQLAVAAQSASGSPRPPISATFPYMSLPPFTMKPSSEQKPAAA; encoded by the exons ATGGAGAGGCATCGTGAAGCTCGGAGAGGGAGCATGGCGGCGGCAACGGCCAacggcggtggcggtggtggaggGGGGTTGTCGAGAAGGAGGCAGAGGAACAGCAGCGGCTTCAGAGACTCTCCTG AGGAGGATGGAAGGATGGAGATGCCAGAGACGTCGAGGCTGCGGGATCGAGGGGCCAAGAAGGACCGCGATCGGGACAGATCTAGCCGGAGCAAGCGGAGAAGAGGGGAGAGGACGCTCCACGGGAGCAACAGAGACAGAGATGAAGCCGATGAAAGCTCCGAGGAGAGCATCGACCAGGATGAGGACGACGAAGATGAGGACCTCTCCGTCCCCGTCCGGCTACAGCCGTCCTCGCCCTCCCTTGTAAATCAAGCGGCGGCTTCGTCGCCACAACATAACCACCAAATCAACCACCATCACCAGCAACAGCTACCCCGGAAGAGCTTTCCGCCTAAAGTTGTGAAGTGGAAGCCAGATGAGATGATCGGGTTCACCGTACCCAGAAAAGCTCGTTCAG CAGCAAGCAAAAGGTCACATGAAACTTCAGGTCTAGGGGGAgctggtggtggcggtggaggcGGAGACCAAATCACCCGGCAAGCTTCCATTTCTCCGTCGAGGCTGAGCCCGGCATCCACTACGCAGCTTTCGCCGTCTTCCTCCAACGGCTCGCTTCGGAAGAAGATG AAGCAGGTGAGTGGAGCCAAAATCCGGCCGCCGAAGATCTCAAAATCCACATCTTTGAGCCATGACGAGATCGAGATGGAGGTTGCGGAGGTTTTGTACGGGATGACACGGCAATTCGAGTGTCTTCCAAAGCATGATGGCCACAAGGTGGATTCAAGGGATGTGGATGGTGGGTCTGGCAATGAAGCTAAATCGAGGGTGCCCTCAACAAACTCGCTGTCGCCATCTCCGGTTGCCTATCCATCTGCACTTCCGTCGTCCAATTCATGTTCTAATCCTGCCCCGTTTGCTGCGATTG CTCCAAAGAGAAAAAAGCCTAGACCTGTGAAGTTTGATGAAGAAAGCCCCACGAGTCCAGTGGGAGTACAGCATCTTTCGAGCTTATCTGTACCTTTCGTAGCCAAAATTGACTCAGAGAACCAGACTAAGACAGAGGCTTCATCTCCAAGATCGGAGAAGAATAGTGCATCTGCTGCCATAAAAATTGGTGGCGAGTCGGTCGATGTTTTGGTCTCCCAGGCTTTGCTCTCCGATGTACAACAACAGCAGGAGTCGGCCAAGACCAAGAAGGGTAAGACTCAGGAGTTGCATACATCGACGGGAGGGTCAAATAATGGGGACAAGGTGGAAAGCAAGGAAGAGCTTGTTCCACGGGCAAAAGGATCTGCTTGCGGTGGCTTAGATGTCAATATCTGTGACACGGAAGCTAGAAAGAT GGCGCCTGATAGCCCTAAGGAGGAAATGTTCAAGATCGATCTGATG GCTCCTCCTCCAGGGAAGCTATCTCCAGAGAGAGGTGACTTTAATGACTTTGACCCAGATCACAAGCCACAGGGCCCAGATAAAGAAACC GCACTGAAACCGAATAATAAGGATAAGACAGAAGAGAAGCCCGCAGAGAGTACGGTGACTAGAGATGAGCAACAGACTGAGAAGTCTGTTCAGAGAGAGATTGATTCAAGGAAGCAAGTAGTAATCAAGCAGACTCTTGACCTTCAACTTGATTTGGAAAAGCCCAAGAAAGATGATAGTGGCATTGACAAGGTTCAAGTCCAAAAGCAGCAAGCAAAGGATCCTAAAGTAGAGCCTAAACAAGAGAAGTCTG GATCGACACCCTCGCTTCAGATGCCATTGACAGTTGGAACCTGGCCTGGTGGTTTTCCACCTTATGG GTACATGGGTCAAGTTCCATCTTTGCATGCTGTTGTTCCTATGGATGGATCTGCAGGTCCTTCCAGTTCCTTGCAG CCTCCGGCATTTCTTCAAACGCATCCCCGTCCAAAGCGCTGTGCTACACATTGCTATATTGCGCAGATGATATCCAATCACCAGAAATTTGCTAGGATGAATTGTTTCTGGACTGCTGCAGCTGGAGCTGCACCTTTGTACGGGACCAAGCCATATAATCCTAATATAGCTCCACCTTCGGATGCCTCTACTCCTGGAAATCCAACACAAGGAAGCTTCCTAGGTGCAAACATGGGCACCTTGCAAGAGGCCAAGGGGTCACCAGCTTTAGCATCATATATGGGAAGTACCTCACAGGAGAAGATGCTTTCAAGCAGTAATACAATCATGGAGTCTGCCCAGAGAAAACCACTAATTTTCCAGCAGGTGCCTCATTCTGCTGCAGCAAACAACATGCTG CATGGTCCTGCGTTCATTTTCCCTATAAACCAGCAGcaggccacagctgcagctgccaacaGAGCTGGGGGAGCAAAATCTACTCCAGGCTCTGCTGCTGAGGTGCGGGCATCTGGTGCCATGAGTTCTGCTGTGGGGAGCTGCGGAGGTGGTGGAACAGCAAACCCGGTGAACTTGAGCTTTGCTAGTTTGCCTCCCAATGAAGCTCAGTACGTGGCTTTTGTGCAGAACAATATGTATCCTTTTCCTGCCCATATTTCAGGGGCTACTGCCTTTCGAGGAACAAGTAATGCTCAAGCGATGCCCTTCTTCTACCCTCCGCACATGCTTCACCCATCACAACTACGACCACAGCAGCAGCAACCACCAGCAGGACCACTACCGCATGTTCAGCCGAGCCACCATAATCCAGGCAATTTGAGTGGGTCCTCGCAGAAACATCCGCAGCAGTTACATGGTATAAAGGGAAGTGTTTCTGTTGCAAATGCTAATGGTTGTCCGGCTACTAATCATCGACAGGACCACCTGCCTCAGCATTCTCGTCCTATGGAGTGCAAGGGCATGGAAGATGACCTTCCCACTACTGATG CTGCTATAGCAATGGGCAATGGTGGGGGTCACGGTGATAAGCAGCCAGTTTATCAGCAGAAGCAGAACCTGAAGGTAGAGCTTGCACCGCCTCAAGCTTTTGCAATACCCTTTGCATCCTTTGGTGGGGCTGGAACTGCAACACCTGGTCTCGATTTCTCTTCCATGGTGCAAAATCATGCCATTTTACAGAGCCTTCCAGAAAATTCTCGGCATGGCTACCACCAGATGACAACAGCTGCAGTTGCTGCCACCACACAAGCTGCAGAGAAGAAgaaggtccaccaagtgtctgaAGATGTTAAGTCTGTTGCGAGGGAGTTGAACACAAATATGGTAGGTGAAGAGGACAGAAAAATTATGGTGGCTAGCAAAGGTCTGCAGCATTctttttcatttgaaaaagcaGACAATGAACCACCCATCTCATCTGTTCTCAGTAACAGTGGTGTTGACGTCTCTGCCCGGTCCGTAAACCTCATACACACTTCTGCAAATGGCAGTAGGTCCACTGACCGTGCATCTGGCACTGCTACAGCTACAACTGCTGCCATCATCGCTGCTGCCTCCCAACAACCGCAGCAGCATCTAATTCATCTTCAGAAGCAGCAGTTGCAGATGCAACACCAGCTTGCATCGACTCGCTCAAAGCCCTCAGCCTCAAGCAACAATACCAATATGCATCCTGAGAGTCTGCCTGGAGGTTGTACCGGCACCAAGTTCCCTCGTGCTCTAACTGGCTTTCCTCAAGCATTCGTACAAGGTGGCAGTCCCATCCAGCGGCCTCAGGGCAAGACATCCTCTGGAAGACTTGTGGATCCTGCTGCAGCTCCGCCGCTGGTGAAAAACAATGTCCTCCAGCTACAAGGCAGAGCATCCCAACAACCGTTTCCCGCCCAAAACCACCAAACCCAGATATCATTTGGCGTGAATTCAAATAAAATGGTGGCTCCAGGGGGTCAACACCTCTCTGGCGTATGTCGCAGTCCATCTCCATCTTCTTCCTCTGTTGCTGTTGGATCGCCCTCAAATTCAGTCAACAAGAATGCAAGTGGCAGCCCAAGTGCATCTGCCAGTGTAAAACCCAGTCCTCAGACTTCTGCTATTgtgctcccacaacaatcagctgTAAAGCAATCAGCATCAAGTTCTAGCTCAAAGTCAACAACTGCGAGTAACTCAAACATGCCATCCATTCTTGGGCACCCTCAGAAAGTTCCTGCCCCGAGCTCAAACACCAAGCAGCAGCAACAGCCCCAGCAATCAAAGCAGCAACCCTTCTCTGAGGCTCAGATCTTCTTCTCTAATCCCCACCTGCAACAGGTCCAGTGTGCTCAGTCCAGTGCTGCTCCCACTGCTGCTCAATATTATCAGAAGCGCCAATCTGAACAACAAATGCGACAGTcccaacagcagcagcaacaaagcTCAGCACCATCATCTGCTGGGATGCTTTCCCTTTGTGCCCCCTCTGCACTTACACTGGCTGGTGTTCCTACCACATCTGATCCTGCTAAGGCCTTGGCTGCTGCCTCTGTGGCTGCGGCCAACAGTATAAAGGGCCTGCCTCCACCTGGCTATTATAACGCTGCTCAGCTGGCTGTGGCTGCGCAGTCTGCCTCTGGCTCTCCACGCCCGCCAATTTCTGCTACATTCCCTTACATGTCTTTGCCACCATTTACGATGAAGCCCTCATCCGAGCAGAAGCCTGCAGCTG CCTGA